Within the Nocardioides aurantiacus genome, the region CGGTCGCTGAGGCTGCTCACGAGGTCTCCTTGCGACGGCGGCCGAACAGGCCGCGACGTCCCTGGGCCCCCGGTGCGGAGGCGAGGGCGAGCTGCCCGGCCACGGTCGGCACGAAGCCCGTGATGGCCCGGGAGACGGGGTGGTCGGGCTTGGCGTGCACGATCGGGTCGCCGTGGTTGGTGGCGCTGGCCACCGCCGTGGCGCTGGGCAGGGTCAGCGCGACCGGCATGCCGAGGATGCCCTCGACGTCGGAGGCGGTCAGGCCGACCTCGTCGTCGGCGCGGTTGAGCACGAGGTGGCGGCGCTCGACGAGGTGCAGCAGGTCGAGCGTCTCCAGCGCCACCTTGGCGTTCTTGACGGTCGGCACGTCGAGGGTGGCCACGATGATGCACTCGTCGGTCTCGTCGAAGGCGCCGAGCACCTGGTCGTCGAACCCGGGGGGCGTGTCGATGAGCACGTGGTCGAAGCGGTGCCGCAGGGTGCTGATGATCCGGCGCACGAGCGCGGGGGTGATGCGGTCGCGGCCCTCGGGCTGGGTGGGCGCGGCGAGCAGCTGCAGGCCGCTCGGGTGGGAGGTCAGCAGGCCCTCGAGCAGCGCCCAGTCGAGCCGGTCCTCGAACCCCGCCGCGTCGGCGATGGTGTGCTGCGGGATGACCTGCACCGTGATGGCGACGTCGCCGAAGGCGAGGTCGAGGTCGACGACGCAGACCCGCGAGCCCAGCTGCGTGAGCGCGAGCGCGAGGTTGACGGTCATCGTGGTCTTGCCGACGCCGCCCTTGGGGGAGAAGACGGTGAGGACGCGGCCCTCGTGCTCGGCGCCCTGGCCGCCGTGGATGGCCTGCCAGGTCTGCTTGGCGCGCGTGAGGGCGGCCCCGAGCGCCTCGGGGTCGTCGGCGGCGACGACGGCGCCGATGCCGGCCTGCAGCGCCTGGGCGTAGAGCTCGGGCTGCAGGTCGTGGCGGACCAGGACCACGCTCGTGGCGGGGTGCGTACGGCGCACGCGCTCGGCGACCAGGGCGGCCTCGCCCATCGCGATGCTGGGGCCGAGCACGACGGCCGGGTCGGCGCGCCGCGCCAGGCAGGCGTCGACCTCGTCGGCGCGGGTCAGGACCTGCGCACCGCTGCCCAGCGCGGTCGCCATGACGCCGGCGACGGCGGTGTCGAGCTCCAGCAGGAGGGTCATCGGGTGT harbors:
- a CDS encoding AAA family ATPase, with product MTLLLELDTAVAGVMATALGSGAQVLTRADEVDACLARRADPAVVLGPSIAMGEAALVAERVRRTHPATSVVLVRHDLQPELYAQALQAGIGAVVAADDPEALGAALTRAKQTWQAIHGGQGAEHEGRVLTVFSPKGGVGKTTMTVNLALALTQLGSRVCVVDLDLAFGDVAITVQVIPQHTIADAAGFEDRLDWALLEGLLTSHPSGLQLLAAPTQPEGRDRITPALVRRIISTLRHRFDHVLIDTPPGFDDQVLGAFDETDECIIVATLDVPTVKNAKVALETLDLLHLVERRHLVLNRADDEVGLTASDVEGILGMPVALTLPSATAVASATNHGDPIVHAKPDHPVSRAITGFVPTVAGQLALASAPGAQGRRGLFGRRRKETS